In Triticum aestivum cultivar Chinese Spring chromosome 5B, IWGSC CS RefSeq v2.1, whole genome shotgun sequence, the following proteins share a genomic window:
- the LOC123110438 gene encoding auxin-responsive protein IAA31, protein MAAAMSYVHADVENLKATELRLGLPGVEESDKMPSPPSTPRAGTKRALAGEHREEEPKAAPPAAKAQVVGWPPVRSYRKSCFQQASSKAKAAAPAPVVVKQEETAVAAAPPAAAAAGGSLYVKVSMDGAPYLRKIDLKMYKGYRELREALEAMFLGFSGDAGSVNPSDFAVTYEDKDGDLMLVGDVPFGMFMSTCKRMRIMKGSEARGLGSSKE, encoded by the exons ATGGCGGCTGCCATGAGCTACGTGCATGCCGACGTGGAGAACCTCAAGGCGACGGAGCTGAGGCTCGGCCTGCCGGGCGTCGAGGAGAGCGACAAgatgccgtcgccgccgtccactcccAGGGCCGGCACCAAGCGCGCGCTCGCCGGGGAGCACCGCGAGGAGGAGCCCAAGGCCGCGCCCCCGGCCGCCAAGGCGCAGGTGGTTGGGTGGCCGCCCGTGAGGTCCTACAGGAAGAGCTGCTTCCAGCAGGCGAGCAGCAAGGCCAAGGCGGCCGCACCGGCACCTGTGGTAGTGAAGCAGGAGGAGACGGCCGTTGccgcggcgccgcccgccgccgctgccgcgggaGGATCACTGTACGTGAAGGTGAGCATGGACGGAGCCCCTTACCTGAGGAAGATCGACCTCAAGATGTACAAGGGCTACCGCGAGCTCAGGGAGGCCCTGGAGGCCATGTTCCTCGGCTTCTCCGGCGACGCAGGCAGTGTGAACCCGTCGGACTTCGCCGTGACCTACGAGGACAAGGACGGCGACCTCATGCTCGTTGGCGACGTGCCCTTCGG GATGTTCATGAGCACTTGCAAGAGGATGAGGATCATGAAGGGATCCGAAGCAAGAGGCCTAGGATCATCAAAGGAGTGA